A single window of Chloracidobacterium thermophilum B DNA harbors:
- a CDS encoding glycosyltransferase has translation MVTSEARYAPVSLVTTVLNDLEGCRAFFAAMERQTLCPREIVVVDGGSRDGTWEFLQAYCPRLDYRLVVAREDGCNVARGRNLAIQRATHDIIVSTDVGCQWDDRWLEELAAPLLEDATLEAVMGSWMVRYEDLPDVWARVEFAMHREFALRATATAHASSRAIAYRKRLWERLGGYPEDLTLAADDMVFALLLHATTTRVAGTPTPRCFWERPATLRRFRREAERNFFGAGEADIWRTYGLLVGGRLLVELLAWPIGLLVGLLEIIWLGRLPVIGGLLLLAGATLTALRLWRLRAAMARYRERGGQGGWWRIPLFDYATKWSALRGYWRGWWQGRRRCWDCRQRLRQAGVSPW, from the coding sequence ATGGTTACGTCGGAAGCGCGCTACGCTCCGGTGTCACTCGTGACGACCGTACTCAACGACCTGGAGGGCTGCCGGGCGTTTTTTGCCGCCATGGAGCGGCAAACGCTCTGCCCACGGGAAATCGTCGTGGTGGACGGCGGCTCGCGCGATGGCACGTGGGAGTTCCTGCAAGCCTACTGCCCACGACTCGACTACCGGCTGGTCGTCGCCCGTGAAGACGGCTGCAACGTCGCCCGCGGCCGCAATTTGGCCATTCAGCGCGCAACACACGACATCATCGTTTCCACGGATGTGGGCTGCCAGTGGGATGACCGCTGGCTGGAGGAACTGGCCGCGCCGCTGCTCGAAGATGCCACGCTGGAGGCCGTCATGGGCAGTTGGATGGTGCGCTACGAAGACCTGCCCGACGTGTGGGCGCGGGTTGAATTTGCCATGCACCGGGAATTTGCCCTGCGGGCGACGGCCACCGCCCATGCGTCTTCGCGCGCCATTGCCTACCGCAAGCGTCTGTGGGAACGGCTTGGCGGTTATCCCGAAGACCTGACGCTGGCAGCGGATGACATGGTGTTTGCGCTGCTGCTCCACGCTACAACCACGCGCGTAGCCGGCACCCCGACACCGCGCTGTTTCTGGGAGCGGCCGGCAACCCTGCGCCGGTTCCGGCGCGAAGCGGAACGCAACTTTTTCGGCGCTGGCGAGGCGGATATCTGGCGCACGTACGGGTTGCTCGTCGGCGGACGGCTGCTGGTTGAACTTCTGGCCTGGCCCATAGGGCTGCTGGTTGGTTTGCTCGAAATCATCTGGCTGGGACGCCTGCCGGTCATCGGCGGACTGCTGCTGCTGGCCGGTGCGACCCTGACGGCCCTGCGGCTGTGGCGGTTGCGGGCGGCAATGGCGCGTTACCGTGAGCGTGGCGGACAGGGCGGCTGGTGGCGCATTCCGCTGTTTGATTATGCTACGAAGTGGTCGGCGCTGCGGGGCTACTGGCGCGGCTGGTGGCAGGGACGCCGCCGGTGCTGGGACTGTCGCCAGCGTCTGCGCCAAGCAGGGGTCTCACCATGGTAG
- a CDS encoding sialate O-acetylesterase gives MVARRHFFAVWGTALLLPVLLAGLAVWNNWFGLRRTLYLDRRIHAVSFPGDGQVVQRGADGTASVGFTGRAGWLAQTVEVAVANADDRSVPEWQTLAVPTWTQFQGTLRLPTGCQPVWLRVGKPHSPGMFNHVEVGEVCVGEVFIVAGQSNAAGSCTTLFSAASPLVRTGLVDEDGHLTWRTGHDPQVLNGGGSVWPLVGDLLVQRLGTPVGFVNVAVGGSSIRDWAPGAPHFQRLVQVLQTLGPHGARAILWHQGESDSAMAADEYATRLTAIIEATRAAVRTETPLTWVVARASFKEGQTFAGVRDGQRRVWETGLALPGPDTDELGSDLRQPDQVHFNAAGTLAAARLWAAALLREVFHRPAEP, from the coding sequence ATGGTAGCCAGGCGGCACTTCTTCGCCGTCTGGGGGACGGCCCTGCTGCTGCCGGTGCTGCTGGCCGGTCTGGCTGTCTGGAACAACTGGTTCGGGCTGCGCCGTACACTCTACCTTGACCGCCGGATTCATGCCGTTTCCTTTCCGGGCGATGGGCAGGTGGTGCAGCGCGGCGCGGACGGAACAGCATCCGTCGGGTTCACCGGCCGGGCAGGCTGGCTGGCACAGACCGTTGAAGTGGCCGTCGCCAATGCCGATGACCGCTCGGTGCCTGAGTGGCAAACGCTGGCCGTGCCAACCTGGACGCAATTTCAGGGCACGCTGCGGCTGCCGACCGGCTGCCAACCGGTCTGGCTGCGTGTCGGCAAGCCACATTCGCCGGGGATGTTCAATCACGTTGAAGTGGGCGAAGTATGCGTTGGCGAGGTGTTCATCGTTGCCGGGCAGTCCAACGCGGCCGGGAGCTGCACGACGCTGTTTTCGGCCGCGTCGCCACTGGTGCGCACGGGTCTCGTCGATGAAGACGGGCATCTGACGTGGCGCACTGGACACGATCCCCAAGTGCTCAACGGCGGCGGTTCGGTCTGGCCGCTGGTGGGCGACCTGTTGGTGCAACGCCTCGGCACGCCGGTCGGGTTTGTCAATGTGGCCGTCGGCGGCAGCAGCATCCGCGACTGGGCCCCCGGAGCGCCCCACTTCCAGCGTCTGGTGCAGGTGCTTCAGACGCTTGGCCCCCACGGCGCGCGCGCCATTCTGTGGCATCAGGGCGAAAGTGACAGCGCCATGGCGGCTGACGAATACGCCACCCGCCTGACGGCCATTATCGAAGCCACCCGCGCAGCCGTCCGAACGGAGACGCCGCTGACGTGGGTTGTTGCGCGGGCATCCTTCAAGGAAGGGCAGACCTTTGCTGGCGTACGTGATGGCCAACGCCGCGTCTGGGAAACCGGACTGGCGCTGCCCGGACCGGACACCGACGAGCTTGGCTCCGACCTGCGCCAGCCCGACCAGGTGCATTTCAACGCGGCCGGCACATTGGCTGCAGCCCGGCTGTGGGCGGCGGCGCTGCTGCGGGAAGTCTTTCACCGTCCTGCGGAACCTTGA
- a CDS encoding D-sedoheptulose-7-phosphate isomerase, giving the protein MASSPQPPLLPTEIAAAALREHAEVAAALPPLLPTIAELATRLVETLRRDGRVLLCGNGGSAADAQHLAAELVGRFLCDRRPFPALALTTDTSILTAVANDIGYMEVFARQVLALGRPGDLLIAISTSGNSPSVLRAAEAARQQGLMVAGLTGRTGGRLRPLCDLCLCVPSEATPRIQEMHILIGHILCDVAERTLGEVER; this is encoded by the coding sequence ATGGCGTCCTCTCCCCAGCCACCCCTCCTGCCAACCGAGATTGCGGCGGCGGCTTTGCGTGAACACGCGGAAGTTGCCGCCGCACTGCCGCCACTCCTGCCCACGATTGCGGAGTTGGCCACCCGGCTGGTGGAGACCCTCCGCCGCGATGGGCGCGTTCTGCTATGCGGCAACGGCGGTTCGGCTGCCGATGCCCAACACCTGGCCGCCGAACTCGTCGGACGCTTTCTCTGTGACCGCCGGCCGTTTCCAGCCCTGGCGCTGACGACGGACACTTCGATCCTGACCGCCGTAGCCAACGACATCGGCTATATGGAAGTCTTTGCCCGGCAGGTGCTGGCGCTGGGGCGTCCGGGCGACCTGCTCATAGCGATTTCCACCAGCGGCAACAGCCCCAGTGTGCTCCGTGCAGCCGAAGCGGCCCGGCAGCAGGGACTGATGGTGGCCGGACTGACCGGACGTACCGGCGGCAGGCTGCGCCCCCTGTGCGACCTGTGCTTATGCGTCCCTTCCGAGGCGACGCCGCGCATTCAGGAAATGCACATCCTCATCGGGCATATTCTGTGCGACGTGGCGGAACGTACCTTGGGCGAGGTTGAGCGATGA
- a CDS encoding acyltransferase encodes MTPRVLAGSLLSYAYNHWLTHCPSHYVRRAYLRAYLGACGTQTWVQMGCRFLNGRKVFFGPRNAINFGCLFDGRRYAIRTGSDVSIGPEATILTLGHDPQSPDFADQGGEVIIGDRVWIAYRAIVMPGVTLGEGAVVAAGAVVTQDVPPYTIVGGVPARPIGTRETNLRYRLDYAPFLI; translated from the coding sequence ATGACGCCGCGCGTGCTGGCCGGAAGCCTGCTCAGTTACGCCTACAATCACTGGCTGACGCATTGCCCTTCGCATTACGTCCGCCGGGCTTATCTGCGGGCCTATCTGGGCGCATGTGGTACGCAGACGTGGGTTCAGATGGGCTGCCGGTTTCTCAACGGCCGCAAGGTGTTCTTCGGCCCGCGCAATGCGATCAACTTCGGCTGTCTGTTTGACGGCCGGCGCTACGCCATTCGGACGGGCAGCGATGTTTCCATCGGCCCGGAAGCCACCATTCTCACCCTTGGCCACGATCCCCAGTCGCCGGATTTTGCCGATCAGGGCGGTGAGGTCATCATTGGCGACCGGGTATGGATTGCTTACCGCGCCATTGTCATGCCCGGTGTCACCCTTGGCGAAGGGGCTGTGGTGGCCGCCGGCGCAGTCGTCACGCAGGACGTACCGCCCTACACCATCGTTGGCGGCGTTCCGGCCCGTCCCATCGGCACGCGGGAGACCAATCTGCGCTACCGGCTTGACTACGCGCCTTTTCTCATCTGA
- a CDS encoding FecCD family ABC transporter permease, which yields MTRRLLPSPALFFALALGLLATAVVLAVAIGSVTLPPATVVSVLAARAFPWLDWPRFTPTEEAIVWALRLPRVLVAALVGAALAVAGVQMQGLFRNPLASPDIIGTSAGGALGAVMAISAGLAAVSPLYIPAFSFVGSALALVAVYGLTVRAGRVPVTTLLLAGVAIGALCGAFTALLVSLAWKRWEVAQEISFWLMGGFDSRTWLHVRLLAPCFLLGAGVALAYAAELDVMSLGEEDARALGVETRRTTWIILLSAALLTGAAVAVGGIIGFVGLIVPHAVRLLVGPRHRVLIPACALVGAAFLVGADLLARTVNRPEEIRLGIITALIGAPYFLRLLLRPGP from the coding sequence ATGACGCGCCGTTTGCTTCCGTCACCTGCCCTGTTTTTCGCTCTGGCGCTGGGGCTGCTGGCCACCGCCGTGGTATTGGCCGTGGCCATCGGAAGCGTCACGCTCCCGCCAGCGACGGTCGTTTCGGTTCTGGCTGCTAGGGCGTTTCCGTGGCTCGATTGGCCACGCTTCACGCCCACGGAAGAAGCCATTGTCTGGGCGCTGCGGTTGCCACGGGTACTCGTGGCAGCCCTGGTCGGTGCAGCGCTGGCTGTGGCCGGAGTGCAGATGCAGGGGTTGTTTCGCAATCCGCTGGCGTCGCCGGACATCATCGGCACGAGCGCGGGAGGCGCGCTGGGGGCCGTTATGGCCATTTCAGCCGGACTCGCAGCCGTTTCGCCGCTCTACATTCCAGCCTTCTCTTTCGTCGGAAGCGCCCTGGCGCTGGTGGCCGTCTATGGTCTGACCGTCCGGGCCGGGCGCGTGCCCGTCACCACGCTTCTGCTGGCGGGAGTGGCCATCGGGGCGCTGTGCGGCGCGTTCACGGCGCTGCTCGTTTCACTCGCATGGAAACGGTGGGAAGTCGCCCAGGAAATTTCCTTCTGGCTGATGGGCGGATTTGACAGCCGGACATGGCTGCACGTGCGGCTGCTCGCGCCCTGTTTCCTGCTGGGAGCCGGGGTGGCGCTGGCCTATGCCGCCGAACTCGATGTGATGTCGCTTGGTGAGGAAGATGCCCGGGCGCTGGGCGTGGAAACCCGGCGGACGACGTGGATCATCCTGCTGTCGGCGGCGCTGCTGACCGGAGCCGCCGTGGCCGTGGGCGGGATCATCGGGTTTGTGGGCTTGATCGTGCCCCACGCCGTCCGCCTGCTCGTCGGCCCCCGGCACCGGGTGCTGATTCCGGCCTGTGCGCTGGTGGGGGCGGCGTTTCTGGTGGGTGCAGACCTGCTGGCGCGGACGGTCAATCGCCCCGAAGAAATCCGGTTGGGGATCATCACGGCCCTGATCGGCGCGCCGTACTTTCTGCGGCTGTTGCTGCGGCCCGGCCCCTGA
- a CDS encoding Uma2 family endonuclease: MSSPSTVTPPATPMTIEEFLVYAERDGFFELVRGVPVEVAPPGFKHQLIEQALLVYLMRAIAERNLPYIAMLETGVQTEPLTVRVPDLLVCREQTAESKLAAYRATQQDDVLRLNDDVLLAIEVASKNWRQDYGVKRQEYARRGIGEYVIVDEKRKQVIVNRDPDVEQGRYREEKVYVPGTVFELAALGGYPLETSVVLTPIWTSEAIRQEIARLEAEQQARLEAEARVKEAEAAAAAEQRARLEAEARAKEAEARAKEAEAQAAAEQQARLEAEARAKEAEARAAAEQQARAALLDELARLRTRLGQQTDDAS; this comes from the coding sequence ATGTCTTCGCCTTCGACTGTGACGCCGCCGGCGACGCCCATGACCATCGAGGAATTCCTCGTCTATGCCGAGCGGGATGGCTTCTTTGAACTTGTGCGGGGGGTTCCCGTCGAAGTGGCGCCACCGGGTTTCAAACATCAGCTCATTGAACAGGCTCTGCTGGTGTATTTGATGCGGGCCATTGCCGAGCGCAACCTGCCCTACATCGCCATGCTGGAAACGGGTGTCCAGACCGAACCGCTGACCGTGCGGGTGCCTGACCTTCTGGTGTGTCGGGAGCAGACGGCAGAAAGCAAGCTGGCCGCATACAGAGCCACGCAGCAGGACGATGTTTTGCGGTTGAACGATGATGTCCTGCTGGCTATTGAAGTTGCGAGCAAGAACTGGCGTCAGGATTACGGTGTGAAGCGGCAGGAATACGCCCGGCGCGGCATTGGCGAGTATGTGATTGTGGATGAGAAGCGCAAACAGGTGATTGTCAACCGCGACCCGGACGTGGAGCAGGGCCGGTACCGGGAGGAAAAGGTCTATGTCCCGGGCACGGTCTTTGAGCTTGCCGCACTCGGAGGGTATCCGTTGGAGACATCAGTCGTTCTGACACCAATCTGGACCAGTGAGGCCATTCGGCAGGAGATCGCGCGCCTTGAAGCCGAGCAGCAGGCACGATTGGAAGCTGAAGCCCGCGTGAAGGAAGCTGAGGCCGCGGCCGCCGCCGAGCAGCGGGCACGGTTGGAAGCTGAAGCCCGTGCGAAGGAAGCCGAAGCCCGTGCGAAGGAAGCCGAAGCCCAGGCCGCCGCTGAGCAGCAGGCACGATTGGAAGCTGAAGCTCGTGCGAAGGAAGCCGAAGCCCGTGCTGCGGCCGAACAACAGGCCAGGGCCGCCCTGCTCGATGAACTGGCGCGGTTGCGCACCCGCCTGGGGCAACAGACAGACGATGCTTCCTGA
- the atpG gene encoding ATP synthase F1 subunit gamma, translating into MPNLQGVRRRIKAVKNMRQITKSYKLVSASKLRRAQERVTASRPYARKMQEVLRNLVAAAPDFTSPLMEERTGNRTLLVLMTADKGLCGAFNANLIRAVQQYLTDHPNERVELVVIGRKGRDFFRRRNIPIRKEYVNVTSKTFGYEVAVEIAQDILNIYEGVATEEETLAVRPDRVCLVYAEFRSAISQIVRIEQLLPVGRQAGNEVGPAVMTAPPDYIYEQPPAEILGRLLPRFIETSVFQALLESVASEHGARMAAMDTASRNAGEVIAHLTLTMNRIRQAAITNEIIEVVSGAAAL; encoded by the coding sequence ATGCCGAACCTGCAAGGTGTTCGACGGCGGATCAAGGCCGTCAAAAACATGCGCCAGATCACGAAGTCCTACAAACTTGTCTCGGCGTCCAAGCTCCGCCGGGCGCAGGAGCGGGTGACGGCGAGCCGTCCCTACGCCCGCAAAATGCAGGAAGTCCTGCGCAACCTTGTGGCGGCTGCGCCGGACTTCACAAGTCCGCTGATGGAGGAACGGACGGGCAACCGGACTCTGCTGGTGCTGATGACGGCAGACAAGGGCCTGTGTGGTGCTTTCAATGCCAACCTCATTCGCGCTGTCCAGCAGTACCTGACGGACCATCCCAACGAGCGGGTGGAACTTGTCGTCATAGGGCGCAAGGGGCGGGACTTTTTCCGGCGGCGCAACATTCCCATCCGCAAGGAATATGTCAACGTTACGTCGAAGACGTTTGGCTATGAGGTCGCCGTCGAAATTGCCCAGGACATCCTCAATATCTACGAGGGAGTGGCGACGGAGGAGGAAACCCTTGCCGTACGTCCCGACCGGGTGTGCCTGGTCTATGCTGAGTTCCGGTCGGCAATTTCCCAGATTGTCCGCATCGAACAGCTTTTGCCAGTCGGCAGACAGGCCGGCAATGAAGTGGGGCCGGCAGTGATGACTGCGCCCCCGGATTACATTTACGAACAGCCTCCGGCGGAAATTCTGGGGCGCCTGCTGCCACGCTTCATTGAAACGTCTGTTTTCCAGGCCCTGCTGGAGTCGGTGGCTTCCGAGCATGGGGCACGTATGGCGGCCATGGACACCGCGAGCCGGAACGCCGGTGAAGTCATTGCCCATCTGACCCTGACCATGAACCGCATCCGCCAGGCGGCGATTACGAACGAAATCATTGAAGTCGTCAGTGGCGCGGCGGCCCTGTAA
- the atpA gene encoding F0F1 ATP synthase subunit alpha, with translation MEAIRADEISQLIREQIENFQAGVTVAEVGTVIKVGDGIAEIHGLDKVMAGELLDLPHGVKGIALNLEEDKVGAVLFGEYHAIKQGDLVKRTKRIMSVPVGKGFLGRVVNALGEPIDGRGPIANDGFNPVERIAPGIVERKSVKEPMMTGIKAIDAMIPIGRGQRELIIGDRQTGKTTIAIDTIINSKGKDLICIYVAIGQRKGSIAQLVKRLEEYDAMDYTIVVSASSSDPAAMQYIAPYAGTAMGEYFMDRGQHVLCIYDDLSKHAVAYREISLLLRRPPGREAYPGDVFYLHSRLLERAAKYDDKRGGGSLTALPVIETQAGDISAYIPTNVISITDGQIFLETDLFNAGIRPAINVGNSVSRVGSSAQTKAMKQVAGTLRLELAQYRELAAFAQFGSDLDKATQRLLARGQRLTEILKQGQYSPMPLEEQVFVIWAATNGYVDDIPVSEVRRFEAELLAYLKNNHATLLNDIATKKELTDDIKSRMKAATDAFKQTFIVRA, from the coding sequence ATGGAAGCCATTCGTGCTGATGAAATCAGTCAACTCATTCGTGAACAAATCGAAAACTTTCAAGCTGGCGTCACCGTCGCCGAAGTCGGGACGGTCATCAAGGTGGGCGACGGCATTGCGGAAATCCACGGTCTGGACAAGGTCATGGCCGGGGAACTGCTCGATCTGCCGCATGGCGTCAAGGGCATTGCCCTCAACCTTGAGGAAGACAAGGTCGGTGCCGTGCTGTTTGGGGAATACCACGCCATCAAGCAGGGCGATCTGGTCAAGCGCACCAAGCGCATCATGTCCGTCCCGGTCGGCAAAGGCTTTCTGGGGCGGGTGGTCAATGCCTTGGGTGAGCCTATTGACGGACGCGGCCCCATTGCCAACGACGGCTTCAATCCGGTGGAGCGCATTGCGCCGGGCATCGTCGAGCGCAAGTCGGTCAAGGAGCCGATGATGACCGGCATCAAGGCCATTGACGCCATGATTCCAATTGGCCGCGGGCAGCGGGAACTCATCATCGGCGACCGGCAGACGGGCAAGACCACGATTGCCATTGACACCATCATCAACTCGAAGGGCAAGGACCTGATCTGCATTTACGTGGCCATTGGCCAGCGCAAAGGTTCGATTGCCCAGCTTGTCAAGCGTCTCGAAGAGTATGACGCCATGGATTACACGATTGTGGTCTCGGCGTCGTCTTCCGATCCGGCGGCGATGCAGTACATTGCCCCGTATGCTGGAACGGCCATGGGTGAGTACTTCATGGACCGTGGACAGCACGTGCTGTGCATTTACGATGACCTGTCGAAGCACGCTGTGGCCTACCGTGAAATTTCGCTGTTGTTGCGGCGTCCGCCCGGACGTGAAGCCTATCCGGGGGATGTCTTCTATCTCCACTCGCGGTTGCTTGAACGGGCGGCCAAGTATGACGACAAGCGTGGCGGCGGCTCCCTGACGGCGCTGCCCGTGATCGAAACCCAGGCCGGAGACATCTCGGCCTACATTCCGACCAACGTGATTTCCATTACGGATGGTCAGATTTTTCTGGAAACGGACTTGTTCAATGCCGGCATCCGCCCGGCCATCAACGTCGGCAACTCCGTTTCGCGGGTGGGCAGTTCGGCGCAAACGAAAGCCATGAAGCAGGTTGCCGGGACGCTGCGGCTGGAGTTGGCGCAATACCGGGAGCTGGCGGCCTTTGCGCAGTTTGGTTCTGACCTGGACAAAGCCACACAACGCCTGCTGGCACGTGGGCAGCGCCTGACGGAAATTCTCAAGCAGGGGCAGTATTCTCCGATGCCGCTCGAAGAACAGGTGTTTGTCATCTGGGCTGCGACGAACGGGTATGTGGATGACATCCCGGTGTCGGAAGTCCGCCGTTTTGAAGCGGAGTTGTTGGCTTATCTCAAAAACAATCACGCAACGCTGCTCAACGACATTGCTACGAAAAAGGAACTGACCGACGACATCAAATCCAGAATGAAGGCGGCGACGGATGCCTTCAAGCAGACGTTCATTGTCCGCGCCTGA
- the atpH gene encoding ATP synthase F1 subunit delta: protein MSSLANRYARALADAAGDDFATVADELKAFHKLVTTHDELGEVFANPTIPLAQKEGLLRALGERLRLHPITANFLGVVLRNQRMSRLEDIQTAVEALMDARRGIVPVEVTTAIPLGVSERRLLERRLKEVVGADIRLTYKESPDLIGGIVARVGSTYYDGSIRTQLAELRERLTRRY from the coding sequence ATGAGTTCACTTGCCAATCGCTATGCCCGCGCCCTGGCCGATGCCGCCGGGGACGATTTTGCAACCGTTGCGGACGAACTCAAAGCCTTTCACAAGTTGGTCACAACACACGACGAACTGGGAGAGGTGTTTGCCAATCCCACGATTCCGCTGGCGCAGAAGGAAGGCTTGCTGCGTGCTCTGGGCGAGCGTCTGCGGCTGCATCCGATTACGGCCAACTTTCTTGGCGTGGTGCTCCGCAACCAGCGGATGTCCCGACTGGAGGACATCCAGACGGCTGTCGAAGCGCTCATGGATGCCCGCCGGGGGATTGTGCCGGTCGAAGTCACCACGGCTATTCCGCTGGGGGTCAGTGAGCGGCGGCTGCTGGAACGCCGCCTGAAGGAAGTCGTCGGCGCCGACATCCGTCTGACCTACAAGGAATCCCCCGACCTGATTGGTGGCATTGTGGCCCGGGTGGGAAGCACCTACTACGATGGTTCGATCCGCACCCAACTGGCTGAACTTCGGGAGCGACTTACCCGGCGCTACTAA
- a CDS encoding F0F1 ATP synthase subunit B family protein, with amino-acid sequence MTMTLLVSPFLAAGIPLWAKFLNFTIYAALLAWLLAKPITEGLRKRAQNIRDALDQAGQERRLAETKLRELEERFARLESELAAIRQQAEQEAQAEYQRIVAAAEADAARFRRLARMEIEGASQSARLELQAFAASKAVELAEALIRRELSAADQARLVASYAAQLEKQRA; translated from the coding sequence ATGACCATGACGCTTTTGGTGTCACCGTTTTTGGCCGCCGGGATTCCTTTGTGGGCCAAGTTCCTCAACTTCACGATTTACGCCGCTTTGCTGGCCTGGCTGCTGGCCAAGCCGATAACGGAAGGCCTGCGCAAACGGGCGCAGAACATCCGGGACGCCCTTGACCAGGCCGGCCAGGAGCGACGGCTGGCCGAAACCAAGCTGCGGGAACTGGAAGAGCGTTTTGCCCGGCTTGAATCAGAACTGGCGGCCATCCGCCAGCAGGCTGAACAGGAGGCCCAGGCGGAGTACCAGCGGATTGTGGCGGCGGCCGAAGCGGATGCCGCCCGTTTCCGGCGCCTGGCCCGGATGGAGATTGAGGGGGCGAGTCAATCGGCGCGGCTGGAACTGCAAGCCTTTGCTGCGTCAAAGGCCGTGGAGCTGGCCGAGGCGCTGATTCGGCGGGAGTTATCGGCAGCGGACCAGGCGCGGCTTGTGGCAAGCTATGCCGCCCAGCTCGAAAAACAGCGTGCCTGA
- a CDS encoding ATP synthase F0 subunit B, with translation MLTPDWSLFVTVGVFLLVAYLLNTLVFKPVLAVLDERARLTSGFRQQLEGYDERLAEYEAALRAGRVAAAKLIEERRAEALQRRNELIESAKQSAAAEVAAATQALEAQVAAVKQTLTRDAEYLAASIASTVLGRQIGTPS, from the coding sequence TTGCTGACACCTGACTGGTCACTTTTTGTCACCGTGGGGGTCTTCCTGCTGGTGGCCTATCTGCTCAATACCTTGGTCTTCAAACCGGTTCTGGCCGTCCTCGATGAGCGCGCGCGTCTGACGAGCGGGTTTCGTCAGCAGCTTGAGGGGTATGACGAGCGCCTGGCCGAATACGAAGCTGCGCTGCGTGCGGGGCGGGTGGCGGCAGCCAAGCTCATTGAGGAACGGCGTGCAGAAGCGCTTCAGCGGCGCAACGAGCTGATTGAATCCGCCAAGCAGTCCGCCGCGGCCGAGGTTGCTGCGGCAACCCAGGCACTTGAGGCGCAGGTGGCGGCGGTGAAGCAAACCCTGACCCGTGATGCTGAGTATCTGGCGGCCTCGATTGCCAGTACGGTTCTGGGGCGTCAGATTGGAACACCGTCATGA